The following coding sequences are from one Natrarchaeobaculum sulfurireducens window:
- a CDS encoding thiolase C-terminal domain-containing protein yields MADPRIVAVGSSPIGATDLTGCDLFTAALTEAFDGLPDPAELVDAIYVGNQSETYEHQIMYGTLIAEWAGLRNVPAERVEGCAAAGALALKHAVEDVRSGTRDAVLACGVEKMTAGGTAGATNALSAAFDRALEQRSGITAPSQYALLAQRYLHETDATEEELAHIAVKNHRNAASNPRAQYQQEIDLETVLESNYIAPPLKLFDCAPISDGSAVVLVTSAELAADLVARDEQVRVGGVGAAANNIAVAERDLTFVEGANVAASRAFDQAGLEPEAVDVAEVHDAFTVCEALLSEAVGFAPHGLGYESALEPDERSDGWTDVRLSTSGGLKARGHPIGATGLMQAIEAYEQLTDTATDERQVPDAEAALLVNEGGVADAVTVAHVLTN; encoded by the coding sequence ATGGCAGACCCACGCATCGTCGCGGTCGGATCGTCGCCAATCGGTGCGACAGACCTGACTGGGTGCGACCTCTTCACCGCGGCGCTGACGGAGGCGTTCGACGGGCTGCCCGACCCGGCAGAACTCGTCGACGCCATCTATGTCGGCAACCAGTCCGAGACGTACGAACACCAGATCATGTACGGCACCCTCATCGCCGAGTGGGCTGGGCTGCGGAACGTGCCCGCCGAACGCGTCGAGGGCTGTGCGGCCGCCGGCGCGCTCGCGCTGAAACACGCCGTCGAAGACGTTCGGTCGGGAACCAGAGACGCCGTCCTGGCCTGCGGCGTCGAGAAGATGACCGCTGGCGGCACTGCCGGTGCAACCAACGCCCTCTCGGCTGCCTTCGATAGGGCCCTCGAGCAGCGCTCCGGAATCACGGCCCCGAGCCAGTACGCCCTGCTTGCCCAGCGGTATCTCCACGAGACCGACGCGACCGAGGAGGAACTCGCCCACATCGCGGTGAAAAACCACCGCAACGCCGCCTCGAATCCTCGCGCACAGTACCAACAGGAGATCGACCTCGAGACCGTACTCGAGTCGAACTACATCGCCCCGCCGCTGAAACTGTTCGACTGTGCACCCATCAGCGACGGGTCGGCCGTCGTCCTGGTGACGAGTGCCGAGTTGGCGGCCGACCTCGTCGCTCGAGACGAGCAGGTTCGCGTCGGCGGCGTCGGCGCGGCGGCGAACAACATCGCGGTCGCCGAACGCGACCTGACGTTCGTCGAAGGAGCGAACGTCGCCGCGAGCCGCGCGTTCGACCAGGCCGGCCTCGAGCCCGAAGCCGTCGACGTCGCCGAGGTCCACGACGCGTTCACCGTCTGTGAGGCGCTCCTCTCTGAAGCCGTCGGGTTCGCCCCACACGGACTGGGCTATGAGAGCGCACTCGAGCCGGATGAGCGCTCCGATGGGTGGACCGACGTCCGTCTCAGCACGAGTGGCGGGCTGAAAGCCCGCGGCCATCCGATCGGTGCAACCGGACTCATGCAGGCAATCGAAGCGTACGAACAGCTCACCGACACGGCGACTGACGAGCGCCAGGTTCCCGACGCGGAAGCCGCACTGCTCGTCAACGAAGGTGGCGTCGCTGACGCCGTCACCGTCGCACACGTCCTCACGAACTGA
- the sufD gene encoding Fe-S cluster assembly protein SufD: MSTTQVHANLTEEQVRQLSGDFDEPEWMLETRLEALDALEELDMPDVIRTPGRDWTNLHELDYESLVDPLNAAENKDQVGPDEVEVLAWSEAVDEHEALLEEYFGSVIDPQENYLTALSTALFSTGTVVYVPEGVDAEDVTIRTEQNSRSLFNYTLVVAEESSSVTILERQSTGAEQDEQYYSGIVEVVAGENSNVQYGSLQNLSEEAYNFSYKRGDADTYATINWIEVNLGTQLTKSSVSTELNGDSSETQIVGAFYGHDDQHFDLDAKVWHRAEHTTADLVTRGVTDDVARSVYEGVQDVGRDAWDTSSYQRENTLMLSDESEADASPKLIINNHDTEASHSATVGQIDQEDLFYMTSRGIDPRSARNMLVEGFFVPVLEEVAVDELREDLEELVAARLRQRD, encoded by the coding sequence ATGAGTACGACGCAGGTACACGCCAATCTGACTGAAGAACAGGTACGCCAACTTTCGGGCGACTTCGACGAGCCCGAGTGGATGCTCGAGACCCGCCTCGAGGCACTCGATGCACTCGAAGAACTCGACATGCCCGACGTCATCCGAACGCCGGGTCGCGACTGGACGAATCTCCACGAACTCGATTACGAGTCGCTCGTTGATCCGCTGAACGCCGCGGAGAACAAAGACCAGGTCGGTCCCGACGAGGTCGAGGTCCTCGCCTGGAGTGAGGCCGTCGACGAGCACGAAGCGCTCCTCGAGGAGTACTTCGGCAGCGTCATCGATCCCCAGGAGAACTACCTCACTGCGCTCTCGACGGCGCTGTTTAGCACTGGGACCGTCGTCTACGTCCCCGAGGGCGTCGACGCAGAAGACGTGACGATCCGCACCGAGCAGAACTCCCGCTCGCTGTTCAATTACACGCTCGTCGTCGCCGAGGAATCGAGCTCGGTGACGATCCTCGAGCGCCAGTCCACTGGCGCCGAGCAGGACGAACAGTACTACAGCGGCATCGTCGAAGTCGTCGCTGGCGAGAACAGTAACGTCCAGTACGGCAGCCTCCAGAACCTCTCGGAGGAAGCGTACAACTTCTCGTACAAACGCGGCGACGCCGACACGTACGCGACGATCAACTGGATCGAAGTCAACCTCGGCACGCAGCTGACGAAGTCGAGCGTCTCGACGGAGCTCAACGGCGACTCTTCGGAAACCCAGATCGTCGGCGCTTTCTACGGCCACGACGACCAGCACTTCGACCTCGATGCGAAGGTCTGGCACCGCGCCGAGCACACTACGGCAGACCTCGTCACCCGCGGCGTCACCGACGATGTCGCCCGCTCGGTCTACGAGGGCGTCCAGGACGTCGGTCGCGACGCCTGGGACACTAGCTCCTACCAGCGTGAGAACACGCTCATGCTCTCCGATGAGAGCGAGGCCGACGCCTCCCCGAAGCTGATCATCAACAACCACGACACCGAGGCCAGCCACTCGGCGACGGTCGGTCAGATCGACCAGGAGGACCTGTTCTACATGACCTCCCGCGGGATCGACCCACGGTCGGCGCGCAACATGCTCGTCGAAGGCTTCTTCGTGCCAGTGCTCGAGGAGGTCGCCGTCGACGAACTGCGTGAGGACTTAGAGGAACTGGTCGCCGCACGGCTTCGCCAGCGCGACTAA
- a CDS encoding Zn-ribbon domain-containing OB-fold protein: MTDDSTSYELESPEDVTPDNPFTLPGFFDAMADGELLAAHCTDCDTRLVPPRPACYACGSRALDLEAQPKRGTIVSYTEVRVPPDPFLDRAPFPVAIVELDSGARLTGRVDASYDDLEIDLPVSLSIREPGPIEREVARDHEAEWPIHVFELE, from the coding sequence ATGACAGACGATAGTACATCCTACGAACTCGAGTCGCCTGAAGACGTCACGCCCGACAATCCGTTCACGCTTCCCGGCTTCTTCGACGCGATGGCCGACGGCGAGTTACTCGCCGCCCACTGCACCGACTGTGACACGCGGCTCGTGCCGCCACGACCGGCCTGTTACGCCTGTGGCAGTCGCGCGCTCGACCTCGAGGCCCAGCCGAAACGGGGCACGATCGTCTCCTACACCGAGGTTCGCGTCCCGCCGGACCCCTTCCTCGACCGCGCGCCGTTTCCGGTGGCGATCGTCGAACTCGACTCCGGGGCGCGGCTCACCGGCCGCGTCGACGCATCCTACGACGACCTCGAGATCGACCTGCCGGTCTCGCTCTCGATCCGGGAGCCGGGGCCGATCGAACGCGAGGTCGCCCGCGATCACGAGGCGGAGTGGCCGATCCACGTCTTCGAACTCGAGTGA
- the sufB gene encoding Fe-S cluster assembly protein SufB, which translates to MSSEQEHLKTTNTEDRFAFKNEHKAALTAEKGLDEETIRLMSEDKDEPEWMLERRLRALKVFQEMPMPTGWPGQPDLSEVDVNKIVPYIRPDVEMREGTDDWENLPDEIKDTFDKLGIPEAEKEALSGVGAQYESEVVYQNMKSQWEEKGVIFMNMDRAVQEHPEIVKEYFMTTCVPPSDNKFAALHGAIWSGGSFVYVPEDVTVEMPVQAYFRMNTEGMGQFEHTLIVAEPGSEVHYIEGCSAPKYSAFNLHSGGVEVFVKEDAHVQYSTVQNWSRNTYNLNTKRAIVEENGTMEWISGSMGSKATMLYPCSILKGRGATDTHITIAFAGEGQDIDTGAKVYHNAPETKSTIESKSISKDGGRTNYRGLVHIADGAENSSTAVECDALMFDNESTSDTMPYMEIEESKVDVAHEATVGKIGDEDIFYLQSRGLDDDDAKKMIVAGFIEPITEELPIEYAVELNRLIELEMEGSLG; encoded by the coding sequence ATGAGTTCCGAACAAGAACACCTCAAAACGACGAACACCGAAGACCGGTTTGCGTTCAAAAACGAACACAAAGCCGCGCTTACCGCCGAAAAGGGCCTCGATGAAGAAACCATCAGGCTCATGTCCGAAGACAAAGACGAGCCCGAGTGGATGCTCGAGCGGCGTCTGCGTGCGCTGAAGGTTTTTCAGGAGATGCCGATGCCGACCGGCTGGCCGGGACAGCCGGACCTCTCGGAAGTCGACGTCAACAAGATCGTCCCCTACATCCGCCCGGACGTCGAGATGCGCGAGGGGACCGACGACTGGGAGAACCTCCCCGATGAGATCAAAGACACTTTCGACAAACTCGGCATCCCGGAAGCCGAGAAAGAGGCGCTCTCGGGCGTCGGCGCGCAGTACGAGTCCGAGGTCGTCTACCAGAACATGAAGTCCCAGTGGGAGGAGAAGGGGGTCATCTTCATGAACATGGACCGCGCGGTCCAGGAACACCCCGAAATCGTCAAAGAGTACTTCATGACGACGTGTGTGCCCCCGAGCGACAACAAGTTCGCGGCACTCCACGGGGCGATCTGGTCCGGCGGCTCGTTCGTCTACGTCCCCGAGGACGTCACCGTCGAGATGCCCGTCCAGGCGTACTTCCGCATGAACACCGAGGGAATGGGCCAGTTCGAACACACCCTCATCGTCGCCGAACCAGGCAGCGAAGTCCACTACATCGAGGGCTGTTCGGCACCCAAGTACTCGGCGTTTAACCTCCACAGCGGGGGCGTCGAGGTCTTCGTCAAAGAAGACGCCCACGTCCAGTACTCGACGGTCCAGAACTGGTCGCGCAACACCTACAACCTGAACACGAAACGCGCCATCGTCGAGGAAAACGGCACGATGGAGTGGATCTCGGGTTCGATGGGCTCGAAAGCTACCATGCTCTACCCGTGTTCGATCCTCAAGGGTCGCGGTGCAACCGACACCCACATCACCATCGCCTTCGCCGGCGAAGGCCAGGACATCGACACCGGCGCGAAAGTCTACCACAACGCTCCCGAGACCAAATCGACTATCGAGTCGAAGTCGATCTCGAAAGACGGCGGTCGCACCAACTACCGCGGTCTGGTCCACATCGCCGACGGTGCCGAAAATTCGAGCACAGCCGTCGAGTGTGACGCGCTGATGTTCGACAACGAGTCGACCTCCGACACCATGCCGTACATGGAGATCGAAGAGTCGAAAGTCGACGTCGCCCACGAGGCGACCGTCGGCAAGATCGGCGACGAGGACATCTTCTATCTGCAGAGTCGCGGCCTCGACGACGACGACGCCAAGAAGATGATCGTCGCCGGCTTCATCGAACCGATCACCGAAGAACTGCCGATCGAGTACGCCGTCGAACTGAACCGCTTGATCGAACTCGAGATGGAGGGGAGCCTCGGATAA
- a CDS encoding ABC transporter ATP-binding protein — MARLELNNLHAKVADGDEKILEGVDLEVETGEIHALMGPNGSGKSTTAKVVAGHPAYEVTDGEVLIHLDEDEFGDEVEIDEDQRTWNLLDLEPNERAALGVFLAFQYPAEIEGVTMSNFLRTALNAKIEEREELFEEDEGEDDDEEDEGFETSPMEGPADEGEVGVAEFQEILSEKMEQLDMDEKFAMRYLNAGFSGGEKKQNEVLQAAILEPSVAVLDEIDSGLDIDRLQDVSDGINALRDEVGTGILQITHYQRILDYVEPDHVHIMLDGQVVKSGDASLAAELEDKGYDWVREEVYGTA, encoded by the coding sequence ATGGCACGTCTCGAACTGAACAACCTACACGCGAAAGTTGCAGATGGCGACGAAAAAATTCTAGAGGGCGTCGATCTCGAGGTCGAAACGGGCGAAATCCACGCCCTGATGGGACCAAACGGCTCGGGTAAGTCGACGACGGCGAAAGTCGTTGCCGGTCACCCGGCGTACGAAGTAACCGACGGCGAGGTTCTGATTCACCTCGACGAAGACGAGTTCGGCGACGAAGTCGAGATCGACGAGGACCAGCGAACCTGGAATCTCCTCGACCTCGAGCCTAACGAGCGTGCGGCGCTGGGTGTCTTCCTCGCCTTCCAGTATCCTGCCGAGATCGAAGGCGTCACCATGTCGAACTTCCTTCGCACGGCGCTGAACGCGAAGATCGAAGAGCGCGAAGAACTTTTCGAAGAAGACGAAGGTGAAGACGACGACGAAGAAGACGAAGGCTTCGAGACGTCGCCGATGGAAGGCCCCGCAGACGAGGGCGAAGTCGGCGTCGCCGAGTTCCAGGAGATCCTCTCCGAGAAGATGGAACAGCTCGACATGGACGAGAAGTTCGCCATGCGCTACCTCAACGCGGGCTTCTCCGGCGGTGAGAAGAAACAGAACGAAGTGCTCCAGGCCGCAATCTTAGAGCCCTCGGTCGCCGTCCTCGACGAGATCGACTCCGGGCTCGACATCGACCGACTGCAGGACGTCTCGGATGGCATCAACGCGCTTCGCGACGAGGTCGGCACTGGAATCCTCCAGATCACCCACTACCAGCGCATCCTCGATTACGTCGAGCCGGACCACGTCCACATCATGCTCGACGGCCAAGTCGTCAAAAGCGGCGACGCCTCGCTCGCTGCAGAGCTCGAGGACAAAGGCTATGACTGGGTCCGCGAAGAGGTCTACGGAACTGCATAA
- a CDS encoding S8 family serine peptidase: MIRGHPLLAAGVAVTLLVAAALGTGTLAAGGTVIASDIGTTGGSEASDATTANGVSFDDRTDHEGSDGDILERSPSDSGGQLDENLTNATGEVTVVVRFEHEEPVGITDTDSDPVEQLRTAAEASQREFRESYGDAGAVRTQDDAPVVIEREFWLANAMVVTVDTDRVPIEAFVETEGVSDVHENFELCLDGAAVGGGEAGVYSTAGITDPVEATGDETTYGLELINAPDVWETVETQGEGTTVAVFDTGADPTHEDVDVEAWAEFDVFGNLVSDDPTDAYDNNGHGTHVAGTVVGGDASGTAIGVAPEADLHAIKVLNDDGTGSFAQIIAGMEHAIEDDDVDILQLSLGVDGTQDGMVEPVRNAREAGQLVVASVGNDDDGQSGSPGNVFDSVSVGAVDSSSDVASFSGGEEISADDWDDPPSEWPDTYVVPSITAPGVGVESAAIDTGDGTTARSGTSMAAPHVSGTAALVLSAVDDDGLGDDELVDLLEETAVHPDDEREPDTRYGHGIVDAVEAVNTALEEFEGEATVEGTVTDDSEDPIEGAIVESDAEGTPTAETDADGAYELETVAGEQTISAEAFGWNRTETETTVPTDGTAIDFELNEPIVTVERTGDSTNRLDPAETDTITFRVANVEGYAVSLTDESETVDGDSVDTDEIDLDVNGSDADFDEQTAFANRNTTDEFTVTIDPEDEIDLSRIQLEHEFDGPGGNVRETTGITTIHSDRVPAGTDRNLSDLIEFVVAGTTIVVDEDRTETATEDGAAVELDRDISLAGSATLAIETEAEERDAIGINVTNEFANVENLTVDGEEGVDVGIRVVGDSASNLTGDGHDGLDVDTDVSPNVDNVTVSNATVGIQTFEARGIAGSTVEDVTDGIVLEESTFRVWNTTVAPDERGIVATASSTLENNTIDGGTTGLRIDAAGVDGADNDVDGATTGLAVLEGADGTTLTDTAFSETVGTAILFDGATNSDLTASAANESSTVEYRNVDIEDDNALEIELANGRQIGTVGQNVTVAQNTNPPDVDDQLPIDANLSIEETESDAGEVDLEVFYTPNDFSAIFEESFGLYNHDGDEWSELEADLDTDSRTLSTTIDSFSSFSTAGSEEGGTINGTVTDTITGDPIEAIDVTADNGSTTSTRRTNEVGEYDISVPVRDETFNVTAGLENASYDPSETVETKKFESGGNTYTVDLETQLSNATIEGTATAADTGDPLEGVTLEAETEDGHRVANTTDADGHYELSLLPSTYNGSYTLNASIVDFEEETIFEDRKLNAAAEVIEDVALEPKPGTIEGTVTDSEDESGIEAVTVSADGGETTTDADGHYELSDLDRGDRTVTVEAHGYNGTTRSVSLPANATITEDVALEPVPVYTIEAVDLPDSVDHGDTLSGTATVRNDGLANGTGTITLELSALELSDSSSIDLEPEEEEGVDLSVSIPSSASTGEYEATISSSDDTAVRPVDVTTASSDDSGGGGGGGQGGGGGQGGGGGGSGGSGSAGDDGPPSFDNIRGTLTLVTPSSESSTPIEDSDPDTPGTTVITTDANGVEQVQFTADDLTGTIDIAEYDRPPQRIRDDVTASIEADIDRFDDDPFEIVSFSEMSSSLSARDDSSATVTLDLEADSVEEPDQLTTIKETWSFSRQQWEWQEKPTTVEETDDETITVSVDVDSFSFFVLAETEGEPTPVDSGDEPASDPEDEPSEEEPSEDDDTDDGISGFGLAVTILAVLVAVGWTARRRTTSLE; encoded by the coding sequence ATGATCAGGGGCCACCCCCTACTTGCGGCCGGGGTCGCAGTTACGTTGCTCGTTGCGGCCGCACTGGGTACGGGAACGTTGGCCGCTGGCGGCACGGTGATCGCGTCCGATATCGGTACTACCGGTGGTTCGGAAGCGAGCGATGCGACGACTGCCAACGGCGTATCGTTCGACGATCGAACGGACCACGAGGGATCCGACGGGGACATCCTCGAGCGATCACCGTCCGATTCCGGCGGCCAACTCGACGAGAACCTCACCAACGCGACGGGCGAGGTGACTGTCGTCGTGCGATTCGAACACGAGGAACCGGTCGGAATCACCGACACCGACTCGGATCCCGTCGAGCAGTTGCGGACCGCCGCCGAAGCGAGCCAACGCGAGTTCCGCGAGAGCTACGGCGACGCTGGAGCGGTCCGTACCCAGGACGATGCGCCGGTCGTGATCGAACGGGAGTTCTGGCTCGCGAACGCGATGGTCGTCACCGTCGACACGGACCGCGTTCCGATCGAGGCGTTCGTAGAGACCGAGGGCGTCAGTGACGTTCACGAGAACTTCGAGCTGTGTCTCGACGGGGCGGCCGTCGGGGGCGGGGAGGCAGGTGTCTATTCGACGGCCGGAATCACAGACCCGGTCGAGGCGACCGGCGACGAAACGACGTACGGCCTCGAGTTGATCAACGCGCCCGACGTCTGGGAGACGGTCGAGACGCAGGGCGAGGGAACGACGGTCGCGGTCTTCGATACGGGTGCCGACCCCACCCACGAGGACGTCGACGTCGAGGCGTGGGCCGAGTTCGACGTGTTCGGCAATCTCGTAAGTGATGATCCGACCGATGCCTACGACAACAACGGCCACGGGACCCACGTCGCGGGGACCGTCGTCGGCGGCGACGCAAGCGGGACCGCCATCGGCGTCGCCCCGGAGGCCGACTTACACGCGATCAAGGTTTTGAACGACGACGGCACGGGGTCGTTCGCCCAGATCATCGCCGGGATGGAACACGCGATCGAAGACGACGACGTCGATATCCTGCAGTTGAGTCTCGGGGTCGACGGAACGCAAGACGGGATGGTCGAACCGGTTCGAAACGCCCGTGAGGCAGGACAGCTCGTCGTCGCCTCCGTCGGTAACGACGATGACGGCCAGTCGGGCTCGCCGGGGAACGTCTTCGACTCGGTGAGCGTGGGCGCGGTCGATTCCTCGAGCGACGTCGCGAGCTTTTCCGGCGGCGAGGAGATCAGCGCCGACGACTGGGACGACCCCCCATCGGAGTGGCCCGACACGTACGTCGTCCCGAGCATAACGGCCCCGGGGGTCGGCGTCGAGAGTGCAGCCATCGATACCGGCGACGGGACGACCGCGAGAAGCGGCACCAGCATGGCCGCCCCGCACGTCTCGGGGACGGCGGCCCTCGTGCTCTCGGCGGTCGACGACGACGGGCTCGGGGACGACGAACTCGTCGACCTGCTCGAGGAGACGGCCGTTCATCCGGACGACGAACGCGAGCCCGACACCCGATACGGCCACGGGATCGTCGACGCCGTCGAGGCTGTCAACACCGCACTCGAGGAGTTCGAGGGCGAGGCGACGGTCGAGGGGACCGTCACTGACGACAGCGAGGATCCGATCGAGGGAGCGATCGTCGAGTCGGACGCCGAGGGTACGCCGACGGCCGAGACCGACGCCGACGGCGCGTACGAACTCGAGACGGTGGCTGGCGAGCAAACGATCTCGGCCGAGGCGTTCGGCTGGAACCGTACCGAAACGGAGACGACCGTTCCAACCGACGGAACGGCGATCGACTTCGAGCTGAACGAACCGATCGTGACAGTCGAGCGAACGGGCGACTCCACCAACCGGTTAGATCCGGCAGAGACAGACACGATCACCTTCCGCGTGGCAAACGTCGAGGGGTACGCCGTCAGCCTGACCGACGAGAGCGAGACCGTCGACGGGGACTCCGTCGATACCGATGAGATCGACCTCGATGTGAACGGATCGGACGCCGACTTCGACGAGCAGACGGCGTTTGCGAACCGAAATACGACCGACGAGTTTACCGTCACCATCGATCCCGAAGACGAAATCGATCTCAGTCGGATCCAGCTCGAGCACGAGTTCGACGGTCCGGGCGGGAACGTACGCGAGACCACCGGGATCACGACGATCCATTCGGATCGGGTTCCGGCGGGTACCGACCGGAATCTGTCCGACCTGATCGAGTTCGTCGTGGCGGGAACGACGATCGTCGTCGACGAGGATCGAACCGAAACCGCCACTGAGGACGGTGCAGCCGTCGAACTGGACCGTGATATTTCGCTGGCAGGGAGCGCTACACTCGCCATCGAAACCGAGGCGGAAGAGCGTGACGCGATCGGTATCAACGTCACCAACGAGTTCGCCAACGTCGAGAACCTCACCGTCGACGGCGAGGAGGGTGTCGACGTCGGCATCCGCGTCGTGGGCGACTCGGCATCGAACCTCACAGGCGACGGCCACGACGGCCTCGACGTCGACACCGACGTGAGCCCGAACGTCGACAACGTCACCGTCAGCAACGCAACCGTCGGTATCCAGACGTTCGAGGCCCGCGGGATCGCCGGTTCGACCGTCGAGGACGTCACCGACGGGATCGTCCTCGAGGAGTCGACGTTCCGGGTCTGGAACACCACGGTTGCGCCCGACGAGCGTGGGATCGTCGCCACCGCCTCGAGCACGCTCGAGAACAACACGATCGACGGGGGGACGACGGGACTCCGGATCGACGCCGCCGGGGTAGACGGAGCCGACAACGACGTCGATGGGGCGACCACCGGCCTGGCGGTGCTCGAGGGAGCCGACGGCACGACCCTCACCGACACCGCGTTCAGCGAGACCGTTGGGACGGCGATCCTGTTCGACGGGGCAACGAACAGCGATCTCACTGCATCGGCGGCGAACGAGTCCTCGACGGTCGAGTACCGGAACGTCGATATCGAGGACGACAACGCCCTCGAGATCGAACTCGCGAACGGACGCCAGATCGGGACCGTCGGCCAGAACGTGACTGTTGCACAGAATACCAATCCGCCCGACGTCGACGATCAGTTGCCGATCGACGCGAACCTCTCGATCGAGGAAACCGAAAGCGACGCCGGTGAAGTCGACCTCGAGGTCTTCTACACGCCGAACGACTTCTCGGCGATCTTCGAGGAGTCGTTCGGCCTGTACAATCACGACGGAGACGAGTGGTCAGAACTCGAGGCGGACCTGGATACGGACAGTCGAACGCTCTCGACGACGATCGACTCGTTTAGCTCCTTCAGCACCGCCGGAAGCGAGGAGGGCGGGACGATCAACGGAACGGTGACCGACACCATCACCGGCGACCCGATCGAGGCGATCGACGTCACGGCCGACAACGGGAGCACGACCAGCACCCGACGGACGAACGAGGTAGGCGAGTACGACATCTCGGTCCCTGTTCGCGACGAAACGTTCAACGTCACTGCGGGACTCGAGAACGCCTCCTACGACCCCTCCGAGACGGTGGAGACGAAGAAGTTCGAGAGCGGGGGCAATACCTACACCGTCGACCTCGAGACCCAACTCTCGAACGCGACCATCGAGGGGACGGCCACCGCTGCGGACACGGGTGACCCACTCGAGGGCGTGACCCTCGAGGCCGAGACCGAGGACGGACACCGGGTGGCAAACACGACCGACGCCGACGGCCACTACGAGCTGTCACTGCTCCCGAGTACGTACAACGGATCGTACACGCTGAACGCCTCGATAGTCGACTTCGAGGAGGAGACGATCTTCGAGGACCGGAAGCTCAACGCTGCAGCGGAGGTGATCGAAGACGTCGCCCTCGAGCCGAAACCGGGAACGATCGAGGGGACGGTGACCGACAGTGAGGACGAATCGGGGATCGAAGCGGTGACGGTGTCGGCAGACGGCGGGGAGACGACGACCGACGCCGACGGACACTACGAACTGTCGGATCTCGACCGCGGCGACCGGACGGTGACCGTCGAGGCCCACGGCTACAACGGGACGACCCGGAGCGTTTCGCTTCCGGCCAACGCGACCATCACGGAAGACGTGGCCCTCGAGCCCGTTCCGGTGTACACGATCGAGGCGGTCGACCTGCCCGACAGCGTCGATCACGGTGACACGCTCTCGGGAACGGCGACGGTTCGAAACGACGGGCTCGCCAACGGCACGGGAACGATTACCCTCGAGCTGTCGGCCCTCGAGCTATCCGATTCGTCTTCGATCGATCTCGAGCCCGAGGAGGAAGAGGGGGTCGATCTTTCGGTGTCGATCCCCAGCAGTGCGTCCACTGGGGAGTACGAGGCGACGATCTCGAGTAGCGACGACACGGCCGTCCGCCCGGTCGACGTGACGACGGCGTCCAGCGACGACAGTGGCGGCGGTGGCGGCGGTGGGCAGGGCGGTGGCGGTGGCCAGGGTGGCGGCGGTGGCGGTAGCGGTGGGAGCGGGAGTGCGGGCGACGACGGCCCGCCCTCCTTCGACAACATCCGCGGGACGCTGACGCTCGTGACGCCCTCGAGTGAGTCCTCGACGCCGATCGAAGACAGTGATCCCGATACCCCCGGAACGACCGTCATTACGACCGACGCGAACGGCGTCGAACAGGTTCAGTTCACCGCGGACGATCTTACGGGCACGATCGACATTGCCGAGTACGACCGCCCACCACAGCGGATCCGGGACGATGTAACCGCGTCGATCGAGGCGGACATCGACCGGTTCGACGACGATCCGTTCGAGATCGTCTCCTTTTCGGAGATGTCCTCCTCGCTTTCCGCCAGGGACGACTCCTCGGCGACGGTTACCCTCGACCTCGAGGCCGATTCCGTCGAGGAACCCGACCAGCTGACGACGATCAAAGAAACCTGGTCGTTCTCGCGCCAGCAGTGGGAGTGGCAGGAGAAGCCGACGACCGTCGAGGAGACGGACGACGAGACGATCACCGTCTCCGTCGACGTCGACTCGTTTAGCTTCTTCGTGCTCGCGGAAACCGAGGGCGAACCGACACCCGTCGACTCGGGGGACGAACCAGCGTCCGATCCCGAAGACGAGCCATCCGAGGAGGAGCCATCCGAGGACGACGATACCGACGACGGGATCTCCGGCTTCGGGCTCGCCGTCACCATCCTCGCGGTGCTCGTCGCCGTCGGCTGGACGGCCCGGCGGCGAACAACGTCCCTCGAGTGA